From Ipomoea triloba cultivar NCNSP0323 chromosome 5, ASM357664v1, the proteins below share one genomic window:
- the LOC116019507 gene encoding zinc finger CCCH domain-containing protein 55-like — MLVNKGVMGESVRKRRSMWDTEENFSRHELNAKNAWVGKCDYPSHDGRSYQEQVSSKTDNSSKRHSGWNHSPQNSLLQTSQRISKDVERLPETEEHKREKFYHENMSPTFDGRRQLRNSQFPEHGLSQSRRHPGRGRSRSPGRAKGRSRSRSWSRDRRWRSRSRSRSRDKGNLRGRSRSSSPNYKGDPYGWDDRQIGSRISSKVCRDFANGKCRRGGECRFFHPDNFKNRDGYSSEYNLAERWGSRNENGDASRYADTEALEVHFRGKIPDAYNIEHEHPRNNRGMITCKDFVKGKCRWGASCRFSHSGTSGHNYDSSIRNASSDYDREHEPSKTSKTLCKYFVAGKCYSENCKFSHDGPTPSNVEMRPSDDIGGHRLDEKNDSWVCPKWNDAEMDSSFVRASRRGDNVGKSDNSGAVDTDRNNHIGDHSVADTNKLWNKPVWDDAARASNLEKNSEWDDTALRTNPTVTVSVDQINSRWTYSLENERAIWQNTASCEERDATPNVIAAKTSESILEILTNNQENNILSQASQSRNLNGSSVHGERQDTMKETSGIFLSTKVMQPCLSSNRYIGSYPFEDSGKTIISNVSNDLNNSRQSIHPVSLPEQSFNETSAMASRGSEYSSFLGGAAQDEARLHAIPSNGHGIRSNEIRQSCQKEAATRPEVLELSALQNLSGAIFSVQTSQLHGSLASLTKKFEHEPAKSQLHAVLPSVVPSDSNSELLPTYNAVYTQPNPMINAPDLCHAHSDGFKWGTPGNYVMPAANASYLDKQETSVSLKQSNELPALNSENRNIDKFDDSNVEYTKDLCLKLQEAVAKSEVKRNNRLVAKECDDGQENKNSHKANGRGKDEEVNANKDDKVIRLFKNALIEFVKEILKPTWKEGRMSREVHKTVVKKVVDKVTGSIQGDHFPKTQDKIEQFLSYSKAKINKLAQAYVERCLKANT; from the exons ATGCTTGTAAACAAGGGTGTTATGGGTGAAAGTGTGAGAAAGCGCAGATCTATGTGGGACACTGAAGAAAATTTCTCTCGTCATGAGTTGAATGCCAAAAATGCATGGGTTGGGAAGTGTGACTATCCCAGTCATGATGGAAGAAGTTATCAGGAGCAGGTTTCTTCAAAAACTGATAATTCATCCAAACGGCATTCTGGCTGGAACCACTCACCACAAAATAGTCTTCTTCAAACAAGTCAAAGGATCAGCAAAGATGTAGAGCGACTTCCAGAAACTGAGGAGCATAAAAGGGAAAAGTTTTATCATGAAAACATGTCTCCAACTTTCGATGGACGGAGGCAACTAAGGAATAGCCAGTTCCCTGAACATGGTTTGAGTCAGTCTCGCAG GCATCCAGGAAGAGGCAGGAGCAGGAGTCCTGGAAGGGCAAAAGGCAGGAGCAGAAGCCGCAGCTGGAGTAGGGACAGAAGATGGAGGAGTAGAAGTAGAAGCAGGAGCAGGGACAAGGGAAATTTAAGAGGCAGGAGTAGAAGTAGTTCTCCAAATTACAAAGGTGATCCATATGGATGGGATGATAGACAGATAGGATCTCGAATATCATCTAAGGTCTGTAGAGATTTTGCCAATGGGAAGTGTAGGAGGGGTGGTGAATGCAGGTTCTTTCATCCAGATAACTTCAAGAACAGGGATGGATATTCATCAGAGTACAACTTGGCTGAAAGATGGGGTAGCAGGAATGAGAATGGAGATGCCTCAAGATATGCTGATACTGAAGCACTTGAAGTCCATTTTCGTGGTAAGATTCCTGATGCCTATAATATAGAGCATGAACACCCCAGGAACAACAGAGGTATGATTACTTGCAAGGATTTTGTCAAAGGTAAGTGTCGCTGGGGAGCATCATGCAGATTTTCTCATTCTGGTACTTCTGGTCACAACTATGATAGTAGCATTAGGAATGCATCCTCTGATTATGATCGGGAGCATGAACCAAGTAAAACTAGTAAAACTTTGTGCAAGTATTTTGTGGCTGGGAAGTGCTATAGTGAAAACTGCAAATTTTCTCATGATGGCCCTACACCTAGCAATGTTGAAATGAGGCCCTCTGATGACATTGGTGGCCACAGATTGGATGAGAAGAATGACAGCTGGGTTTGCCCAAAATGGAATGATGCAGAAATGGACTCAAGCTTCGTGAGGGCTTCTAGGCGAGGTGATAATGTTGGAAAATCAGACAATTCAGGTGCAGTTGATACTGATAGAAATAATCATATTGGGGATCATAGCGTTGCTGACACAAACAAGTTGTGGAATAAACCAGTGTGGGATGATGCAGCTAGGGCCTCGAACCTTGAGAAGAATAGTGAGTGGGATGACACTGCTTTGAGGACAAATCCTACAGTTACTGTATCTGTTGATCAGATCAATAGTAGATGGACCTATAGTTTAGAAAATGAGAGAGCTATCTGGCAAAATACTGCTTCCTGCGAGGAAAGAGATGCTACTCCTAATGTTATAGCAGCAAAGACTTCTGAATCTATTCTGGAAATTTTAACCAACaatcaagaaaataatatactttcccAAGCTTCACAATCCCGAAATTTGAATGGAAGTTCAGTTCATGGTGAAAGGCAGGACACAATGAAAGAAACTTCAGGCATCTTTCTTTCCACCAAAGTCATGCAGCCTTGTCTATCTTCAAATCGTTATATTGGGTCATATCCTTTTGAGGACAGTGGCAAGACAATTATCTCTAATGTGTCAAATGATTTAAACAACTCTAGACAGAGTATCCATCCAGTTTCATTGCCTGAACAAAGTTTTAATGAAACTAGTGCAATGGCTAGCCGAGGCTCTGAATATTCTTCATTTTTGGGTGGAGCTGCCCAAGATGAGGCTAGGCTGCATGCTATCCCTTCAAATGGACATGGCATTAGGTCAAATGAGATCAGACAGAGCTGTCAGAAAGAAGCTGCCACCAGACCGGAGGTGCTAGAGTTAAGTGCTCTGCAAAATCTTTCTGGTGCTATATTCAGTGTGCAAACAAGTCAACTGCATGGTTCTTTGGCTTCTCTCACCAAGAAATTTGAGCATGAGCCAGCTAAATCTCAACTACATGCAGTTCTTCCTTCAGTTGTCCCTTCTGATTCCAACTCTGAACTACTTCCCACATACAATGCTGTGTATACCCAGCCTAATCCAATGATAAATGCTCCAGATCTATGTCATGCCCATAGTGATGGATTTAAGTGGGGTACACCTGGCAACTATGTAATGCCAGCTGCCAATGCTTCCTATTTGGATAAACAGGAAACTAGTGTTTCTCttaaacaatcaaatgaattacCTGCCTTGAATTCTGAAAATAGAAAcatagataaatttgatgattcaAATGTGGAGTACACCAAGGATCTATGTTTGAAGCTACAGGAGGCTGTTGCAAAATCAGAAGTAAAGAGAAACAATAGACTAGTTGCCAAAGAATGCGATGATGGGCAAGAAAATAAGAATTCCCATAAAGCCAATGGCCGCGGCAAGGATGAAGAGGTAAATGCTAACAAAGATGATAAGGTGATCCGGTTGTTCAAGAATGCTCTTATAGAATTTGTTAAGGAGATCCTGAAGCCCACTTGGAAAGAAGGTCGGATGAGCAGAGAAGTACACAAGACTGTTGTTAAGAAGGTGGTTGATAAAGTGACTGGCAGTATTCAAGGAGATCATTTCCCTAAAACACAAGACAAAATTGAGCAATTTCTGTCCTATTCCAAAGCCAAAATTAACAAACTGGCACAG GCATATGTGGAGCGATGTCTAAAGGCCAACACTTGA